In Candidatus Bathyarchaeia archaeon, the DNA window CGTCCGCGATCCCATGACACAAAAAATGCGCTACGAAGTCATCGAACCCACTCTTCTACAAGAAGAACAGAAGCATCTAGACGAGATCAAAGCGCTCCTCATGGAAGAACTAGACGTCAGCGTCAAAGACTTGGAAACCACAGAAAAGGCCACTGACTACCTCAGACGCCAAGTCACTCAAGTGATCAAGGATTACAAGCTGAAAATTCCAGCAGAAGCCGTTAACAAACTCATGTACTATATTGTGCGTGACTACATCGGCTACGGCAAGATTGACTCGCTCATGCGCGATCACATGATCGAGGACATTTCATGCGACGGCGTGTCGATTCCAATCTACATTTGGCACCGAGAGTACGAATCTTTACCAACAAACATCCTTTACAAAAGCGCGGAGGAGCTTAATTCATTCATAGTTCGACTTGCATTTCTTTCTGGCAAGCAGATTTCTATAGCGTCTCCTTTACTAGACGCTTCTCTTCCAGATGGCAGTCGTGTCCAACTAACTTATGGTCGTGAAATTACTAGAAGAGGGTCAACCTTTACAATTCGTAGATTCCGTGTTGACCCGTTAACCATATCAGACCTTCTTACGTTTAAGACCCTTTCAGCCGAAATGGCTGCTTTCCTCTGGTTCGCCATTGAAAACAGGGCTTCAGTTCTTGTGGCTGGCGGAGTTGCATCTGGAAAAACCACCTTACTCAACTGCCTGTCGATGTTCATTAAGCCTGAATTCAAAATCGTCAGCGTAGAAGACACCGCTGAGCTAAACCTGCCCCACGAAAACTGGATTCCATCTGTGGTTCGAACCGGTAGCGAGAAAGAGCACACAGGCATCACTTTGTTCGATCTATTAAGAGCGGCTGTGCGGCAACGACCCGATTACATCATTGTAGGCGAGGTTCGAGGTGAGGAAGCATACACGCTGTTTCAAGCCATGGCGACAGGACACCTAGGAATGTGCACCCTCCACGGCGAATCAGTTGAATCCGCTCTCAGACGCCTTGAAGCTGCGCCTATGAACATACCAAGATCGCTGTTGCCAATGATTGACATAGTGCTTGTTCAGGGCAGAACGGAAATCGCAGGCAAACCAGCACGAAGAGCGTTTTCAGCAACCGAAATGGTTGGTCTAGATCCGAGAACCAAGGAACTGCTTACAAACGATGCCTATCGCTGGAATGCTGGCACTGACTCTTTCCTATACCTAGGTCGAAGC includes these proteins:
- a CDS encoding type II/IV secretion system ATPase subunit, with product MSQADSVVQKKSAVFREVYSIAEPNVYAAVVRDPMTQKMRYEVIEPTLLQEEQKHLDEIKALLMEELDVSVKDLETTEKATDYLRRQVTQVIKDYKLKIPAEAVNKLMYYIVRDYIGYGKIDSLMRDHMIEDISCDGVSIPIYIWHREYESLPTNILYKSAEELNSFIVRLAFLSGKQISIASPLLDASLPDGSRVQLTYGREITRRGSTFTIRRFRVDPLTISDLLTFKTLSAEMAAFLWFAIENRASVLVAGGVASGKTTLLNCLSMFIKPEFKIVSVEDTAELNLPHENWIPSVVRTGSEKEHTGITLFDLLRAAVRQRPDYIIVGEVRGEEAYTLFQAMATGHLGMCTLHGESVESALRRLEAAPMNIPRSLLPMIDIVLVQGRTEIAGKPARRAFSATEMVGLDPRTKELLTNDAYRWNAGTDSFLYLGRSYVLERIMKRLSVSQQDVQNELVMRKTVLEWMVKNKIRKYSDVANVIREYNVDPMRVYHKAKVGV